In Lentilactobacillus buchneri, a genomic segment contains:
- a CDS encoding IS30 family transposase produces MDHYKHITIDERETIFLMRNHGNSLREIASHIKKSYSTISRELSRNSTGKSYSPSKAQEKYKQRKGNCGRVSLLSNPQVVEVVREHFCEDLWSPEEISNRLAVEKYPVQISTTTIYRGIFNGLFDNLFKSGSSSAVRHLRHHGKSRHNKAYQEKRGKIPIPNKIHDRPREADNRVEIGHWEGDTVLGKSGKACVVTLVDRKSRYLLIGKAAKRTSEAVTDTLSDLMKLWPGRSLTITPDRGKEFAKVQCLTDKFGTPFYFPDPHSPWQRGTNENTNGLLREYLPKGTDLDSITDRRIQAYAEQMNNRPRKCLGWKTPYEIFFNVVLHLI; encoded by the coding sequence ATGGACCACTACAAGCATATTACCATAGATGAACGGGAAACTATCTTTTTAATGAGGAATCATGGAAACTCACTTCGTGAGATTGCCAGCCATATCAAGAAAAGTTACTCAACCATTTCTCGAGAATTAAGCCGTAATTCTACTGGTAAATCCTATTCACCTTCGAAGGCTCAGGAGAAGTACAAACAGCGCAAAGGCAACTGTGGCAGAGTCTCTCTTTTGAGTAATCCTCAGGTGGTTGAAGTGGTGAGAGAACACTTCTGCGAAGACCTTTGGTCTCCGGAGGAAATATCGAATCGCTTGGCAGTCGAAAAGTATCCGGTGCAGATCAGTACCACGACTATTTACCGTGGGATTTTCAATGGCTTATTTGATAATTTGTTTAAATCTGGCAGCTCTAGTGCCGTGCGCCATCTAAGGCATCACGGCAAGTCTCGCCACAATAAAGCTTATCAAGAAAAGCGAGGCAAGATTCCAATCCCCAACAAGATTCATGATCGTCCGCGAGAAGCTGACAACCGTGTAGAAATTGGTCACTGGGAAGGTGATACCGTGTTAGGCAAAAGCGGAAAGGCTTGTGTCGTTACATTGGTTGATCGAAAATCTCGTTACCTGCTTATTGGTAAAGCTGCTAAAAGAACTTCAGAAGCAGTCACGGATACTTTGAGCGACTTAATGAAGCTATGGCCTGGTAGATCGTTAACGATTACCCCGGATAGGGGTAAAGAGTTTGCCAAAGTTCAATGTTTAACTGATAAGTTTGGTACGCCCTTCTACTTTCCCGATCCTCACTCTCCTTGGCAACGAGGAACTAACGAAAATACTAACGGCTTGCTTCGCGAATATTTGCCAAAAGGAACTGACCTTGATTCAATTACTGACCGCCGGATACAAGCATATGCAGAACAAATGAATAATCGTCCCCGTAAATGTCTCGGATGGAAAACGCCTTATGAAATATTCTTTAATGTAGTGTTGCACTTAATTTGA